The genomic segment GAGGCGTGGGCGTGGGGGCCTGGATCGCACGTTCAGTTCGCGTCGGAGATTCTATCAAACTTGTGGGCGTTGCCGCCGGCGATCGCGGCGCTGCTGGCGCGGCATCGGCGGCACTTCATATACGGCAACGTCGCGACCGACACGGTGCTGGCGAAGAAGATGAGCCGGGTGAAACAGGTGTGCCACCGATGGGACACCGGGTTCTCTCTGCTTCATTCGGCCGAGTCGGACGCGGGGCGGGCGTTCGCGTATGGATACCTGTCGCACCTCGCGGCGGATACGATCGCGCACAACAAGTTCCTCCCGCGGCAGATGGCGGTGAGCCGCTCGACGGTGGCGTTTGGTCATTTGTACTGGGAGGTTCGGGCCGATGCGCAGGTCGCGCCGATTCACTTTCAGACGCTGCGGCGGACGTTGCAGCGCGAATACGCCGAACCGGAGCATTTGCTGGCGTTGCACCTGCGCGAGACGCTGCTGTCGTTCCGCACCAATCGGTTCATCTTCAAGCGGATGAATCTGCTGGCATCCGAGGCGGCGTGGCGGCGATCGGTGCTGTTCTGGGCGAGGCTGTCGCGCTTCGGTCTGGATGCCGACACGCTGGCGAGTTATCACCAGGCGTCGCTGGGTCGGATCGTGGACGTGCTGACGCGCGGCGAGGCGTCGAGCGTGTTGAATGAAGACCCGAACGGGAATTGGGCGCTGGCTTACGCGAAGGCGCAGCGCAAGCAGCTGCGCCAGATGAAGCGCGCCCGCCTGCCGCACATGCACATCATCGCCGAAGCCGCGGCGAGCCATTCGATTCAAGACGTGCCGAAGTGGAACGGGCGACGCACGCACGCTTCGTGACTTCATCACAGGCGATCATTCGATTCTTTTCATCTTGACTCCGCCCCTCGCTGGGCAGGGAGGAGGCATCCTGCGATGCGTACCGACACCGAGCCGCGATCGCATGGCGGCGGGCCGTGCCAATTGTGACGCCCGACGTATTCGAGCGAGGACGTTCCTTCACGGCCGCGGCTCGGACGGACGCCTTTCGTCGTTGGCTGGGTTTGTGGTTCGCGGATCCAGGCGCGGGCGGACCTGCGTGAGCGCGCGGCCGTCGGCGTTCTCAATGTGAACGCCGAAACCACCGTCGCCGCCGCCCTGTGACACTTTGATAAGCAGTGTGTTTTCGCCCCGCTTGAGTTTCACCGGCACCCGGTCCTGTTTGGATGTGTAGGGCCGGCCGATGTCGATGCGGTGGATTTCTGTTCCGTTCAGCCAGATCGCGCAGCCGTCGTCGGTGCCGAGCGCCAGCACGGCGTCCATGTCCTGCGGCGCGTCGATCCAAGTGAACCCGTAGACGACGCAGTCATGCACGCGCTGGCCGTACACGTCGTCAAAGTCGACGAAGAACTCTGCGGTGAGATCGTCGCCGGGCTTTACCTTGCGCAAGAATTGGTGCCAACCAATCTCGCGGCCCGCTTTGCCGGTGTAGCGAGCACCGAGATCGAACTTTTCCTCCGGGCCGAAAGGTTGGTTGAGGCCGGTTCCGCCGGGGGCGTCGAATGGTCCGCAGAGCCACCATGCATTGATCGACGGTAGGATCGTCTTGGCGATTTCAAACGTGACTTCCGTGTCTTCCCATGCGACGCGCGCATTGAATCGAACCAATTGCGTGGCGAGCGAATCGGCCGTCTCCAGCGGCACACGCGCGATGAGCGGCTCGCCCACGGACTCGAATCGCGGCAACCGGGTGAAGTGCCGCGGCATCGCGCTTTCAGGCTCCTGCTTCAGGCTCAACTGCAAATGGGGGTTCTTGATCGTTGATTGCAGCTTGATGATCGCCTCGGCGCGCCGGCCGTCGGGCGAACGAGCCACGTCGATGGCGTGCCATGCACCGAGCATCCGAAGCAGGAACCGATCCCGCTCGGCCTTGTCCTTAACGTTGTCGGCGACCAGTTCAATCCAGCCCTGCCAGCCCATCGGCTCCAGCATCGTGCCGTAGAACGTGCCTGCCGCGGCCCTGGATTTCGGATCCGTCGCCAGGGCCTCATTTGGAATGACGACATTATTCTTATTTAAACTCGCGCGGACCTCGCGATAGAGTTTCGCCATGCCGCGCCCGCCAGCCCGCAAAGAGGCTTCCACTTTACCATCGTCTTCCGGCAGCGTGGCGCGGACTTGAATCGGATAGTGAATGTCCGTCGCAGCGACATGCAGCCACCCCGACGTGCGCGCGAGGTCCCATCCCCAGCATGTCTTTCCGGGCTTGGGCTGGTCCGCGCGCTCGATCTCGCGGCCATCAATCGCGAGCTTCTCGAACGGCTCGATGTCCCACCAGCGAATCTCCAACCCAGTACGATTGGGCATCGAAGGGTAGTTTCCCAGCGGCGCTTCGACCGTGCACAGCTTGGTCCGCCCCGCTGTGGTGTGTTGAATCCGCTGCGTCGTGTACTTGCCGCGGAGGTAGCCGTCGCTGGCGCCGTCGTCTTCGTAATGGGTGTATTCGCCGGCC from the Planctomycetia bacterium genome contains:
- a CDS encoding zinc dependent phospholipase C family protein; this encodes MNRKAGSSIRVNGWIVAAAAALVLGCVQEAWAWGPGSHVQFASEILSNLWALPPAIAALLARHRRHFIYGNVATDTVLAKKMSRVKQVCHRWDTGFSLLHSAESDAGRAFAYGYLSHLAADTIAHNKFLPRQMAVSRSTVAFGHLYWEVRADAQVAPIHFQTLRRTLQREYAEPEHLLALHLRETLLSFRTNRFIFKRMNLLASEAAWRRSVLFWARLSRFGLDADTLASYHQASLGRIVDVLTRGEASSVLNEDPNGNWALAYAKAQRKQLRQMKRARLPHMHIIAEAAASHSIQDVPKWNGRRTHAS